The sequence below is a genomic window from Mercenaria mercenaria strain notata chromosome 14, MADL_Memer_1, whole genome shotgun sequence.
AAGATTTCCAAATTAGAACATTACTGATATATTCCCAATAATCCAACAAATCCAGTAATATATTTTCCTCTGACAAAGTCATGAGCATTGACGTTAAATGAACAATCTATCTTCATTTTTAGAATTGTCTGTCATTTATGATTACAAATTTTCTGAAAAAGGAAATACATAACAGTTTTTGGCAAACGTATTTTTGTAAATAGTATTCTGATAGCGATAGCTATTTCAAACGTGATGTCAAACAGTCATCTTATACACAGCAGTAAAACTCGACATCATTCAGAGCTGTATCATCGCGATGCCAGCCCTGAGGTTTTTCCACTTTTGTTTTGAGACCACAGATTGCGGTGTCGGGTGGACATTGGGCACTCCATGCTCCCCATGAACCCCACACACCACGTCCCGGAGGCTTGGCTAGTTCTTGCGGCTTTTTGCGTCCACACTTGTCTCGACACTTGAACTTCACGTAATTAGCGGCAGTATCATCTTTTAACACACCCTGAGGAAAACAATAGTCACGTACAATTTGGTGCtgatttaatatttgaaaatatacgtTTCTAAACTTCAAAAGTGAGAGAATTATAACGTAATTATATGCCTCAATATCAAGTAATGCATGTAAGAAAAGGCTTATAGGTAGTACATAAATGCAAACGTCATATACAATTCATATACGAGAGATCAAAGTTATTTGATGCTTAAAAAAGCATTAAAGGCAATACACCAGGTTACCTTAATACTAGAATTTAGCAGGTCTACAAAATGGAACTACATTTGTCACATTTTGTACACTTCAGTttaaccgagtctgcaacattttcaattttgtcgtgAGGAGCGACCTATGCGATTTCcactttttactttattttagcAAAGATATAAATGCGGTACTAATAAGCACCATTTGATTGTCTAATCAAATGAACCACGCACATTTGTTTTCAGCATAGTGCAGAGAGACCTGCATTATGCGTTGTGCGACTGTGTTACGCATACGGAACAAGACATATCTACTAAAGTTTTAGTGCAGTGTTTCCACTGCCCGCGGAAACTACGAATTTGTACAACGACTTACATAATAAATTCTCTCTGTCTCTCCGTGATAATTAGTCTCTTATACATTTGACCGTTACATTTACCgagaatgttttacaaattgttgctGTGCAATTAAGCTTTAGAAATATTGCTTTGTCCTAGAACCATCCAATTTCAATAGACTAAGTCCAATTCAACTTCATTCTATCTTATTAAACATTACATATGAGGATAAGCATCTACCTTAGGTTTCTGCACTTGAAGATCAAAGGATGTTAGGTATAGACGTTCACGCACACGGGAAGGGCATTTTATTTGTCCAACCCAGGAGCCCCAGTGTCCTTGTGTCGACGTGATTTCACCAGTTTCTTTCCCGTCTGGAAATTCACATATTAGCTTGATGGCATTCAGCGCTGTGTCGTCTGCACATACCGGTTTTTCGATCTTCAAAACGGAATAAAGACATTATGACTGGTTAGTACATTCGTTAAGATCACAGGGCCCGTATCTTTAAATAATCAATTCCGATTCTTATACTATTCTCTTTTTACAATCCATTACCACCATAGGTATGCAACCATTACTTAAATTTTCAGTCgtgattttatttgctttgtgCTTATTTAGAGATTAGAGTTTTTTCATTGATAGTaaatatgatatgataaaattGGTATATCATTGTATATCATTGTAAATCTGATGCTACTGAATCGGAATTCTCTACATTAAAAGTGTACCAAGGCTCAGAAAGCAGTTAAAAGCAGCTATTTGAAACAGAAAATATGGAGTTATTCAACTGTCTGCAACAAGAAATACGAAATTGAACGTCATGAAGTTTGACCTGAGGATCATGCATAAGCTTTTCATTTCGTTTTTACCACTAAATTATAACCAACGGAAACGTACCTTCATGTCGTAACCGGCGGCATATGAACCATCTGGGCAGAGCTGTACAGAGCCCCAGTCACCCCATTTGCCACCATTTGTTACGTTTAATGTTGAAATGACTCGGGAATTGTCTAAAACACAAACCATAAATAAAAAGTGAGAACAATTACAGTCCATATTTAGATGGAACTTTCCATTTATGCCCCATTTACAAATCTAGCCCTTACAAAAACGAACTTGTTGCAAAACAtttctaaactatttttttttctcaaaagcattAACAACGTTTTGAGTTTATTAACTGCTAACTATAAAATAGAGCAGCTTTATTCCCTTAAAACAATCATCAACTACAAGAGGTCACATTCTAAAACAGACTCGGAATATTCTTAGAATTTGTTTAGCCAGATGTTCATATGTATGGTTACATATTGTGTTAGATTTCACAACATATGAAAGTAGAGCTGATTTATTACTTAATATTCTGAAATGCGTTTTGAAATTTATATGTTCGTGTATAAACTGTCTGAAGACGTATAGCATAACTAAATATAAACCAAAAGTAAGCAGTCACTGTGTTAGattacaattattttacataatttagaAAACAAGACAAAACACAATTATCATAATTATTGCAAACATACTCACTGCCAGATTCATGCACTTCTGCACCTTCGTTATTTCCTGCATATAAATCCTCTGTGGCGTCAACACTGTCGGTTTTGTCTTCAGAAACAATATCAAACTCTTCTACATCTTTATCTC
It includes:
- the LOC123531946 gene encoding vitelline membrane outer layer protein 1-like, producing MDVFIRGICLLTFAFLVGEALCGVDRGSLRPRDKDVEEFDIVSEDKTDSVDATEDLYAGNNEGAEVHESGNNSRVISTLNVTNGGKWGDWGSVQLCPDGSYAAGYDMKIEKPVCADDTALNAIKLICEFPDGKETGEITSTQGHWGSWVGQIKCPSRVRERLYLTSFDLQVQKPKGVLKDDTAANYVKFKCRDKCGRKKPQELAKPPGRGVWGSWGAWSAQCPPDTAICGLKTKVEKPQGWHRDDTALNDVEFYCCV